The Nitrospirales bacterium genome includes a window with the following:
- the bamD gene encoding outer membrane protein assembly factor BamD, whose protein sequence is MNFRNLTTVLIAIGLSSSVLGTGCSSTQNAPPADPQTVLSGTDEQIFVGDSIEMNYDPNVIMKRAEAYYEKESYSEAIVEYKHFLDLHRNHVLASYAQYKIAMSHFKQFQTIDRDPAPLEESITAFRKLITDFPNSRYEEEARADIRTCQEHLAQHDLFVGEFYYNREAFLAAAHRFTHIVDQYPLLDAAIIAKLHLAQTYEQLGDAEWAKDWLVDLVQNHQSHSTYERGMQMLTQLKQQHPELEVPDMDTTPKEDIKLVKLQPDLSRLQTHFLPPSPSTTELSTSQTPTGGAASCSIGAWCESSPQPSLAPSTNKTCRPGQWC, encoded by the coding sequence ATGAATTTTCGAAATTTGACCACCGTTCTTATAGCAATTGGCCTATCCTCCAGCGTTCTTGGGACAGGTTGCTCATCCACACAGAATGCCCCTCCGGCCGATCCTCAGACCGTCCTGAGCGGAACGGATGAACAAATTTTTGTCGGTGATTCGATTGAAATGAATTACGACCCTAACGTGATCATGAAACGCGCAGAAGCCTACTATGAAAAAGAATCATATTCGGAAGCCATCGTGGAATACAAACATTTCCTGGATCTTCACCGAAACCACGTTTTAGCCTCGTACGCCCAGTATAAAATCGCGATGAGTCACTTTAAGCAATTCCAAACGATTGATCGGGACCCGGCTCCGCTTGAAGAATCGATCACGGCCTTTCGCAAACTCATCACAGACTTCCCGAACAGCCGTTATGAAGAAGAAGCGCGTGCGGATATTAGAACATGCCAGGAACACCTGGCTCAACATGACTTATTCGTTGGCGAATTTTATTACAACCGTGAAGCGTTCCTGGCTGCCGCCCATCGCTTCACGCATATCGTGGATCAATACCCTCTACTGGATGCCGCCATAATAGCCAAGTTACACCTTGCCCAGACGTATGAGCAACTCGGCGATGCAGAATGGGCCAAAGACTGGCTTGTCGATCTCGTACAAAACCATCAATCTCATTCGACGTATGAACGTGGTATGCAAATGCTCACGCAGCTAAAACAGCAGCACCCCGAGCTCGAAGTGCCGGACATGGATACCACGCCTAAAGAAGATATAAAGCTTGTTAAGTTACAACCGGACCTATCACGACTTCAAACGCACTTCCTGCCTCCATCCCCTTCCACCACTGAATTATCGACATCTCAAACTCCGACAGGAGGGGCAGCCTCATGCTCGATCGGGGCATGGTGTGAATCTTCCCCGCAACCCTCTTTGGCCCCATCCACGAACAAGACCTGTAGACCGGGACAATGGTGTTAA
- a CDS encoding ketoacyl-ACP synthase III, producing MSNASQAHSSPCVTRIAGTGSYLPTRIVSNAQVARLLGVEEGYIYRVSGIRERHWSEPSETCSLLAEQAARQALDQAKLKPSDIDTILLSTTSPEMGGFPSTACLLQRRLGINGASAFDISASCSGFLYGLSQADTLIRSGYSRRCLVVAAEVKSCYLNPDNTGTALLFGDGAGAAVVTQGHDPHVGIQNIRLFSDGQYTDLVSIPAGGSREPMSPSTVQAKRHTLRLKGATLFRVAVKQLAHSLTELLASHQVSVEDLDHVMFHQANGRILAKLAARLHIPVRSVFSVIERTGNTSSASLPLTLDMANRQGRLKPGDLILLGTFGGGITWGGALLRWG from the coding sequence ATGAGTAATGCCTCCCAGGCACATTCATCACCCTGTGTAACCAGGATTGCAGGTACCGGGTCATATTTACCCACTCGGATCGTTTCCAATGCCCAAGTGGCTCGTCTGCTCGGGGTGGAAGAAGGCTATATTTATCGTGTATCGGGTATTCGTGAGCGTCACTGGAGTGAGCCATCGGAGACTTGCTCCTTATTGGCAGAGCAGGCCGCTCGTCAGGCGCTCGATCAAGCCAAGCTTAAGCCTTCGGACATTGATACGATTCTATTGTCCACGACCTCTCCGGAAATGGGAGGATTTCCCTCCACCGCCTGTCTGCTGCAACGTCGGCTAGGGATCAACGGCGCCAGCGCTTTTGATATAAGCGCTTCATGCTCAGGGTTTTTATATGGACTGTCTCAGGCGGATACCTTGATTCGTTCAGGGTACAGTCGGCGATGCCTGGTGGTGGCAGCCGAAGTCAAATCCTGTTACCTCAACCCGGACAATACGGGCACGGCCCTGTTATTCGGTGATGGAGCCGGTGCGGCAGTGGTGACCCAAGGACACGATCCTCATGTAGGGATCCAAAATATTCGACTCTTTTCTGACGGCCAATATACGGACTTGGTCAGCATTCCGGCTGGAGGATCTCGTGAACCAATGTCACCGTCGACGGTCCAGGCAAAGCGCCATACGCTTCGATTGAAAGGCGCAACCCTGTTTCGAGTCGCCGTGAAACAGTTGGCGCACTCTCTCACTGAGCTTCTCGCGTCTCATCAGGTATCGGTCGAAGATTTGGATCATGTCATGTTTCATCAAGCCAATGGTCGAATTCTGGCGAAACTCGCTGCGCGCTTGCACATACCTGTCCGCTCGGTGTTTTCGGTCATTGAGCGCACCGGTAATACCTCTTCGGCTTCTCTGCCTCTCACACTTGATATGGCCAACAGGCAAGGACGTCTGAAGCCAGGGGATCTCATTTTGCTGGGAACCTTTGGCGGTGGGATTACATGGGGAGGCGCGCTTTTGCGATGGGGCTGA
- the ispH gene encoding 4-hydroxy-3-methylbut-2-enyl diphosphate reductase, producing MKIYLADPRGFCAGVDRAIEIVDLSLKTYGAPIYVRHEIVHSRHVVNSLREKGAVFVEELDEVPDGAIVIFSAHGVAKSVWEEANRRNLKVIDATCPLVIKVHNEVNRDYTNEYELILIGHSGHPEVVGTLGQVPDKFHLVSSVEDVERLIVENPNHLSYVTQTTLSVDECRDIVEALNRRFPGIKGPHQEDICYATQNRQNAVKELAKHVDVILVIGSPNSSNSNRLKELGERCGKASYLIDSYQDIKPEWLDGAKAIGIAAGASAPEVLVTEVVENLRTLGADELEELTVVEENVEFLLPRELLASQAKA from the coding sequence GTGAAAATTTATTTGGCGGACCCGCGTGGGTTTTGTGCTGGCGTTGATCGGGCAATTGAGATCGTCGACTTATCTCTGAAAACCTACGGAGCCCCGATTTACGTACGTCATGAAATTGTCCACAGTCGTCATGTCGTCAACTCTCTTCGTGAAAAAGGGGCGGTCTTCGTCGAAGAGTTGGACGAAGTGCCAGATGGCGCGATCGTTATTTTTAGTGCCCATGGCGTCGCCAAAAGTGTCTGGGAAGAAGCCAATCGCCGAAATCTGAAGGTCATCGATGCGACGTGTCCCTTGGTGATCAAGGTGCATAACGAGGTCAATCGCGACTATACCAATGAATATGAATTGATACTGATCGGGCATTCGGGTCATCCGGAAGTAGTCGGGACGCTCGGCCAAGTTCCAGATAAGTTTCACCTGGTTTCGTCGGTAGAAGATGTTGAACGTCTGATCGTAGAAAACCCCAATCACTTGTCTTACGTCACGCAGACCACATTGAGTGTGGATGAATGTCGCGATATTGTCGAAGCGCTCAATCGACGATTTCCGGGAATCAAGGGGCCTCATCAAGAAGACATTTGTTATGCCACGCAAAACCGGCAAAATGCGGTCAAGGAGCTCGCGAAGCATGTCGATGTGATACTGGTCATCGGTTCTCCGAATAGTTCCAATTCCAATAGGCTTAAAGAACTTGGAGAACGGTGCGGTAAGGCGTCGTATCTCATCGATTCTTACCAGGACATTAAGCCAGAATGGCTGGATGGGGCGAAGGCCATCGGGATTGCGGCCGGAGCTTCGGCTCCTGAAGTGCTCGTCACCGAAGTCGTTGAGAATCTCAGGACTCTCGGAGCGGATGAACTTGAAGAATTAACGGTCGTTGAAGAAAATGTAGAATTTCTCCTCCCCCGTGAGCTACTGGCTTCTCAGGCGAAAGCCTAG